In Brevibacterium zhoupengii, the following are encoded in one genomic region:
- a CDS encoding 8-oxoguanine DNA glycosylase OGG fold protein codes for MTVSLNAAEIVEMFVTDEEAPSSETVHAQAISFYPQHWRKRWPEQLDIDSLSILSLDGLDGTGRRTISRSDLFGLGREVETPLDALNFFVAVYSWGVGTFARGVSRGLRVLEADDASDRILGALETLRESDFDPRVGYSAFNNYDQAKLKHLGPAFFTKLLYFYSHDRLSRTTNTPLILDQYVAASLNWDSWGWGSAQYAGYIKLVDQVRSHLDADLPGDVVEYVLFKHGQRAHMRG; via the coding sequence ATGACTGTGTCCCTAAACGCCGCGGAGATTGTCGAGATGTTTGTGACGGACGAAGAAGCGCCTTCATCAGAGACGGTTCATGCTCAGGCGATTTCGTTCTATCCTCAGCACTGGCGCAAACGCTGGCCCGAACAATTGGACATCGATTCCTTATCCATTTTGAGTCTTGACGGTCTAGATGGAACCGGGCGACGGACCATATCGCGTTCGGACCTTTTTGGATTGGGCCGTGAAGTCGAGACACCCCTCGATGCGCTGAACTTCTTCGTCGCAGTGTATTCCTGGGGTGTGGGGACCTTTGCCCGAGGCGTCAGCCGTGGCCTCCGAGTCCTCGAGGCCGACGATGCCAGCGATAGAATTCTCGGCGCGTTGGAAACACTTCGCGAATCAGATTTCGACCCGCGAGTGGGTTACTCCGCATTCAACAATTACGACCAAGCGAAACTAAAGCACCTCGGTCCTGCCTTCTTCACCAAGTTGCTGTACTTTTATAGCCACGACAGATTGTCGCGGACGACGAATACCCCACTGATTCTGGATCAGTATGTTGCTGCGTCGCTGAATTGGGACTCCTGGGGCTGGGGTTCCGCACAGTACGCCGGCTACATCAAATTGGTGGATCAAGTGCGTTCGCATCTCGACGCCGATCTACCTGGCGATGTCGTCGAGTACGTTCTCTTCAAGCATGGTCAGCGAGCGCATATGCGCGGATAA
- a CDS encoding DUF3696 domain-containing protein → MPSVNSSNDDPLRRAIWSIFDRFRNYSSEKVADVALREVFGLWLAAGDGSSCKRELEHRFQSYKVAEPELADIVRAHLEDLVRAVSKPGVFAEIFELVLEASLTVLGRARQEYQSSEVLNSFLGEIIEPPESVFDPACGFGGTLLSMGAPKTAKIVGTELHSGSADVAEMRLRIHGYKHVEIRCSNSLTDGPTAKWDQIVVQPPFGLRPSASEVDPRLVQGHSPRGQIDGDNAWLRLVADSMAPAGKAVIVVPQRSITIQARKSTAISYIIENDWLDASIAIPPGLIPGTQIGATVLVLDRDKSSHKRGKVLVCNAADLVSRHVSPSSTAIKEWLLQGVTPQTPNWQTSIIAAEELLVHGPLPRRYLSEPPTEQTLRPESPGRFLSSVILENFKSISEETEIPLRPLTVVYGKNSAGKSSVLQSLLLLKQSVHANEFAASGQVIDLGSYAGVLNNHNRDKTLKIGVKFSSNPKIDSDHVVPSPSENRYVSVGWSNVNSASSQFPSSLCVGLGEKTIELTGNSDEPDTLNLPTDAIETFVGTTFQDLAYYPPNKPTKGGQGKRLAQKLNREKIFSIPISLSNLRLHSISRNIVTKISHFDSDFRRGLYGSYLNRGLAYWSAVGEELYNLVNRMSYIGPLRQSPSRFSHRVEASGRLDMPFYLLDNESERMEVSRWLSRLGTNYELDVVNPIRPEYRDAVGDMASMLLTDSRSGIQVTPADVGFGISQVLPIVTELLVRMDSIVLIEQPEIHLHPAMQAELADLLIESTSASGRANQVIAETHSETLVLRVQRRIREGVLSSDDVAVLYVDQNPDGTGFVQELRLDSSGEFIDSWPNGFFDEQFDEIFGDI, encoded by the coding sequence ATGCCTTCAGTTAACAGTTCAAACGACGACCCGTTGCGGCGAGCCATTTGGTCGATTTTTGACAGATTCCGAAACTACTCATCCGAAAAGGTAGCCGACGTTGCTCTACGCGAAGTTTTCGGCCTTTGGCTAGCTGCAGGAGACGGTAGCTCATGCAAACGGGAGCTCGAGCATAGATTCCAGAGCTATAAAGTAGCCGAACCGGAACTGGCGGATATCGTTAGGGCACATCTCGAAGATTTGGTTCGAGCGGTCAGCAAGCCAGGTGTATTCGCCGAAATCTTCGAACTGGTCCTTGAAGCCAGCCTGACTGTGTTGGGGAGAGCCCGACAGGAGTATCAGTCATCCGAAGTCCTGAACTCGTTCCTCGGTGAAATAATTGAACCTCCTGAGAGTGTTTTCGATCCTGCCTGCGGATTTGGTGGCACTCTTCTCTCAATGGGTGCGCCCAAGACCGCAAAAATTGTAGGGACTGAGCTCCACTCCGGATCTGCAGACGTCGCCGAAATGCGCCTACGGATACACGGCTATAAACATGTCGAGATCCGTTGCTCAAATTCTCTTACTGATGGGCCAACTGCGAAATGGGATCAAATCGTCGTTCAACCTCCCTTTGGGCTTCGTCCTAGCGCCAGCGAAGTTGATCCACGTCTGGTTCAGGGGCATTCGCCTCGAGGGCAGATAGACGGTGACAATGCCTGGCTCCGTTTGGTTGCCGATTCGATGGCCCCAGCAGGAAAAGCGGTCATCGTTGTGCCACAGCGATCGATAACTATTCAGGCTCGAAAATCAACGGCTATCAGCTACATCATCGAGAATGATTGGCTTGATGCATCGATTGCGATCCCTCCAGGGCTCATACCGGGGACACAAATTGGAGCGACAGTTCTGGTACTTGATCGTGACAAGTCAAGTCACAAGCGGGGAAAAGTGCTCGTATGCAATGCTGCTGACTTGGTCAGCAGGCATGTTAGCCCAAGTTCAACGGCGATCAAGGAATGGCTGTTGCAAGGGGTTACGCCCCAGACGCCAAATTGGCAGACCAGCATAATCGCCGCAGAGGAGCTACTGGTTCATGGGCCGTTACCCAGGCGATACCTTTCCGAGCCGCCTACTGAACAAACATTAAGACCCGAATCGCCTGGTCGATTCCTCTCTTCGGTCATTCTGGAGAACTTCAAGAGCATAAGCGAAGAGACTGAAATTCCGCTACGACCTCTTACCGTAGTTTACGGAAAAAATTCAGCAGGTAAATCGAGCGTTCTACAATCACTTCTGTTACTGAAGCAATCCGTTCACGCGAACGAATTCGCTGCGTCCGGTCAGGTTATTGACCTGGGCTCGTATGCCGGTGTACTAAATAACCACAATCGTGATAAAACGCTGAAAATTGGCGTGAAGTTTTCCTCTAATCCCAAGATCGATTCGGATCATGTTGTGCCCAGTCCGAGTGAAAATAGGTATGTATCTGTTGGGTGGAGCAACGTAAATTCGGCGTCGTCACAATTTCCGAGCAGCCTATGCGTGGGACTAGGTGAAAAGACTATTGAGTTGACGGGAAACTCCGACGAGCCGGACACGCTGAATCTTCCCACTGATGCCATTGAGACATTCGTAGGAACGACGTTTCAGGATCTCGCATACTACCCTCCAAATAAACCTACTAAAGGTGGTCAAGGAAAGAGACTTGCCCAAAAACTAAATCGGGAGAAAATATTCTCTATTCCGATCTCGCTTTCAAACCTGCGTTTGCACAGTATTTCTCGAAACATTGTGACTAAAATTTCCCATTTTGATTCGGATTTCAGGCGCGGCTTATATGGTTCGTATCTAAATCGTGGTCTAGCATATTGGTCTGCGGTGGGTGAAGAGTTATATAATCTGGTCAATCGTATGTCATATATAGGCCCATTGAGGCAATCTCCTTCAAGATTTAGCCATAGGGTTGAAGCTTCCGGCCGTTTGGACATGCCTTTCTACCTATTGGACAATGAATCCGAACGGATGGAAGTTTCGAGGTGGCTGTCTCGCCTGGGGACGAATTATGAGCTTGATGTTGTCAATCCGATTCGTCCGGAATATAGAGATGCTGTCGGTGACATGGCCTCTATGCTGTTGACTGATAGCCGGTCCGGCATACAAGTGACACCTGCTGATGTCGGATTTGGTATCTCTCAAGTTTTGCCTATCGTTACTGAACTGCTTGTGAGGATGGATTCGATTGTTTTGATTGAGCAGCCAGAAATTCATTTGCATCCCGCGATGCAGGCTGAACTTGCGGACTTGCTAATTGAATCGACATCGGCCTCGGGCCGAGCAAATCAAGTAATTGCCGAAACTCACAGTGAAACGCTGGTTCTCCGCGTGCAAAGAAGGATTAGGGAGGGAGTCCTGTCTTCTGACGACGTGGCGGTTTTATATGTAGATCAGAATCCTGACGGTACGGGATTTGTTCAGGAGCTAAGACTGGATTCGAGTGGTGAGTTTATCGACTCGTGGCCGAATGGCTTCTTTGACGAACAGTTTGACGAGATTTTTGGTGATATATGA
- a CDS encoding LysR family transcriptional regulator, with protein sequence MYIDQVPNFSLRQLSYLVTAARLGTISAAAAELHVSSSAISDSITALEHEMGAQLCIRKKAHGLVLTAAGKQVAARATSLINEANELERDLKTSDGELAGPITIGCYPTLAPMILPVLLAEFGEQHPRVSLEIVETTQDKLAGKLESGEIDVAFVYETLIPGTPNHAQLFAQPAHVILAADDPFASREMVRLEDLVERDMILLDSPPSSQHTLSMFTARGLQPKIRHRTTSYEVVRTLVGRGLGYGVLVQRLNNTSSYEGYPLVVKEIEPAVEPVAVEVIWPASRAISNRTHTLIEFATNFYTTNQRGITPLASIPKKAKRAESPK encoded by the coding sequence ATGTACATTGACCAGGTCCCGAACTTCTCATTGCGCCAGCTTTCGTATCTCGTCACGGCGGCTCGCTTGGGTACGATCTCGGCTGCGGCGGCCGAGCTGCACGTCTCGTCCTCGGCGATCTCCGACTCAATCACTGCACTCGAGCATGAGATGGGTGCACAGCTGTGCATCCGGAAGAAGGCGCATGGTCTGGTGCTGACGGCGGCGGGCAAGCAGGTGGCGGCACGGGCGACAAGTCTCATCAATGAGGCGAATGAACTCGAGCGTGATCTCAAGACCAGCGATGGCGAGTTGGCGGGGCCGATCACCATCGGCTGCTATCCGACGCTGGCGCCGATGATCCTGCCGGTACTATTGGCCGAGTTCGGCGAGCAGCATCCACGGGTGAGCCTGGAGATCGTCGAGACGACGCAGGACAAGCTGGCGGGGAAACTGGAGTCAGGTGAGATCGATGTGGCTTTCGTCTATGAGACGCTCATCCCGGGAACGCCCAACCACGCGCAGCTTTTTGCACAACCGGCGCATGTCATCCTGGCGGCCGATGACCCGTTCGCCTCACGAGAGATGGTTCGCCTTGAGGACTTAGTGGAGAGGGACATGATCCTCCTCGACTCTCCCCCGTCGAGCCAGCACACGCTGTCGATGTTCACTGCCCGCGGCCTGCAGCCGAAGATCCGCCACCGAACGACCAGCTACGAGGTGGTGCGGACTCTCGTGGGACGCGGACTTGGGTACGGAGTGCTGGTGCAGCGGCTCAACAATACTTCGAGCTATGAGGGGTATCCGCTGGTGGTGAAGGAAATTGAGCCGGCAGTCGAGCCGGTTGCTGTTGAGGTGATCTGGCCCGCAAGCCGCGCGATCTCGAACAGAACACATACGTTAATCGAGTTTGCGACGAATTTCTACACAACCAATCAAAGAGGAATTACACCATTAGCTTCAATTCCGAAAAAAGCAAAAAGGGCAGAATCACCAAAATAG
- a CDS encoding cytochrome P450, whose translation MTIPELYEDPFPIYERLRAEGGVHWVPAVNRYLITSYDAVSATEHNQEIFSADEEGSLQIRAMGHSMLRRDDPEHYEQRRAWQTVLKPGYVKRVWTKMYREVAEDLLTKLIDKGPGADLIWDFAAPYAAETLRRMLGLYNVDQSDLQRWSQTLIDATGNYADDPEVWAKGEKSFNEVDAALDEMLEYHLTHRDDSLISGLLSMPGDIMPIEKIRANIKMTIGGGLNEPRDALGVAALAMFHHPEQRTAAIANLALWPTVFEETIRWIAPIGMYSRQTTQDTVFAGTHLPAGAKLGICVLSANRDETIWDRADQFDIHREAKPHLAFSKGVHVCLGNWAARAEIAEVALPLLFNSLEGLAIDETQETRVGGWVFRGMLNLPVTWSKASDGPNYGVAASGGAASAGESTSAEGKGPKVAVIGAGPAGCFSAKEILRQVPGSTADVYDRLPVPYGLLRYGVAADHQGTKSVSTQFDRLFADPRATFIGNTDLGADVTMDELKANYDAVVLASGLSHDRPLDIPGTELKHVYRAGTITRLLNGHPDEIDADSSLAEPLVLGSRVAVVGQGNVAIDILRLLTCQSETLEGSDIDDFIHGSLRSDIARIDVIGRSEPRAAKFDPVMIRELARVPGLTHVLHGVDLDSVPVGKDAKLDALRDLLDPANRAGGGSDQGDAAGKEIELHWWFASTPEQLSGSSVGGSSSSDPAGAVAGIDFTHAGEKVHLDVDSVITAIGFVRDPMTVAKQGICPVSPIPADGKISDGLFAIGWLKGNGRGTIPDQRTDARALAATIAAEVTAGSISTGAPGIDPHENATDFNGWRRIDLKERLGAGVGRCRAKIRTRAELLDAARDDSLDEQLTVASASAAKDLTPGVPVTILFGTESGNAELVAEELGTFLGERSDLEISDLATVSPGDLDPERFYLLVSSTYGDGDVPSSATRFYGELRASDVDLGGVRFAVFGMGDASYTKTYSRGSELLTEALEARGATRVGEYGRHDAGGPVPAAEAASEWAEGVLTNLTTELVRA comes from the coding sequence GTGACCATTCCGGAACTCTACGAGGATCCGTTCCCGATCTACGAACGACTCCGTGCCGAAGGCGGCGTCCACTGGGTGCCCGCAGTCAACCGCTACCTCATCACCAGCTACGACGCCGTCAGTGCCACCGAACACAACCAGGAGATCTTCTCCGCCGACGAAGAGGGCTCCCTGCAGATCCGCGCCATGGGCCACTCCATGCTCCGCCGCGACGACCCCGAACACTACGAACAGCGCCGCGCGTGGCAGACCGTCCTCAAACCCGGCTACGTCAAACGCGTCTGGACGAAGATGTACCGCGAAGTCGCCGAGGACCTGCTGACCAAACTCATCGACAAAGGCCCCGGCGCCGACCTCATCTGGGACTTCGCCGCGCCTTACGCCGCCGAGACCCTCCGACGCATGCTCGGCCTCTACAACGTCGACCAATCCGACCTCCAGCGCTGGTCCCAGACCCTCATCGACGCCACCGGCAACTACGCCGACGACCCCGAGGTCTGGGCCAAGGGCGAGAAGTCCTTCAACGAAGTCGACGCAGCCCTGGACGAGATGCTCGAATACCACCTCACCCACCGCGACGACTCGCTCATCTCCGGACTGCTGTCCATGCCCGGCGACATCATGCCGATCGAGAAGATCCGCGCGAACATCAAGATGACCATCGGCGGCGGACTCAACGAACCCCGCGACGCCCTCGGCGTGGCAGCCCTGGCCATGTTCCACCACCCCGAACAGCGCACCGCCGCCATCGCCAACCTCGCACTGTGGCCGACCGTGTTCGAAGAGACCATCCGCTGGATAGCCCCCATCGGCATGTACTCCCGCCAGACCACCCAGGACACCGTGTTCGCCGGCACCCACCTGCCCGCCGGCGCGAAACTGGGCATCTGCGTGCTCTCGGCCAACCGCGACGAAACCATCTGGGACCGAGCCGATCAGTTCGACATCCACCGCGAAGCCAAACCCCACCTGGCCTTCAGCAAGGGCGTCCACGTATGCCTGGGCAACTGGGCGGCAAGAGCCGAAATCGCCGAGGTGGCCCTGCCCCTGCTGTTCAACAGCCTCGAAGGTCTCGCCATCGATGAGACCCAGGAAACCCGCGTGGGCGGCTGGGTCTTTCGCGGAATGCTCAACCTCCCCGTCACCTGGTCCAAGGCCAGCGACGGACCCAACTACGGGGTCGCAGCCAGCGGGGGAGCCGCCTCGGCAGGGGAATCGACATCAGCCGAAGGGAAGGGACCGAAAGTGGCGGTCATCGGTGCCGGACCGGCCGGCTGCTTCAGCGCGAAGGAGATCCTGCGCCAGGTGCCCGGATCCACCGCCGACGTCTACGACCGGCTGCCCGTTCCCTACGGACTGCTGCGCTACGGCGTCGCCGCCGACCACCAGGGCACCAAATCCGTGTCCACCCAGTTCGACCGCCTCTTCGCCGATCCCCGGGCGACGTTCATCGGCAATACCGACCTGGGCGCCGACGTGACCATGGACGAACTCAAAGCCAACTACGACGCAGTGGTCCTCGCCAGCGGTCTCTCCCACGACCGTCCCCTCGACATCCCCGGCACCGAGCTCAAGCACGTCTACCGAGCCGGCACCATCACCCGCCTGCTCAACGGCCACCCCGACGAAATCGACGCCGATTCGTCCCTCGCTGAACCTCTTGTGCTCGGGTCGCGGGTCGCCGTCGTCGGACAGGGCAATGTCGCCATCGATATCCTCCGCCTGCTCACCTGCCAGTCGGAGACGCTCGAGGGCAGCGACATCGATGACTTCATCCACGGCTCGCTGCGAAGCGACATCGCCCGCATCGACGTCATCGGCCGCTCCGAACCACGTGCCGCGAAGTTCGACCCCGTCATGATCCGCGAGCTCGCCCGCGTGCCGGGACTGACCCATGTGCTCCATGGAGTCGATCTGGACTCGGTTCCCGTCGGCAAGGACGCGAAGCTCGACGCGCTGCGCGATCTGCTTGATCCGGCGAATCGGGCTGGTGGTGGCTCGGATCAGGGCGATGCTGCGGGGAAGGAGATTGAGCTGCACTGGTGGTTCGCGAGCACCCCGGAACAGCTCTCTGGGTCCTCTGTCGGTGGCTCGTCGTCTTCGGACCCGGCTGGTGCTGTCGCCGGCATCGACTTCACCCATGCTGGTGAGAAGGTTCACCTGGATGTGGACTCGGTCATTACCGCCATCGGCTTCGTCCGCGACCCGATGACAGTCGCGAAGCAAGGCATCTGCCCCGTCTCGCCCATCCCCGCCGACGGGAAGATCAGCGACGGCCTCTTCGCCATTGGCTGGCTCAAGGGCAACGGCCGCGGCACCATCCCCGACCAGCGCACCGACGCTCGCGCCTTGGCCGCGACCATTGCCGCCGAGGTGACCGCAGGGTCGATCTCGACCGGTGCACCAGGCATCGACCCGCATGAAAACGCCACCGACTTCAACGGGTGGCGCCGGATCGACCTCAAGGAGCGCCTCGGCGCCGGTGTCGGACGGTGCCGCGCCAAGATCAGAACTCGAGCAGAGCTGCTGGATGCTGCACGGGACGACAGCCTCGACGAGCAGCTCACGGTCGCCTCGGCGAGTGCCGCGAAGGATCTGACACCGGGAGTGCCAGTGACCATTCTCTTCGGCACGGAATCAGGCAACGCAGAACTCGTCGCCGAGGAACTGGGCACGTTCCTGGGTGAGCGTTCGGACCTGGAGATCTCCGATCTGGCAACGGTGTCTCCAGGGGACTTGGACCCGGAACGGTTCTACCTGCTCGTGAGTTCGACGTATGGGGACGGTGACGTCCCCAGCTCGGCCACACGGTTCTACGGTGAGCTGAGAGCATCGGACGTCGACCTCGGGGGAGTGCGATTCGCCGTGTTCGGGATGGGCGATGCCAGCTACACAAAGACGTACTCGCGCGGCAGTGAGCTGCTCACCGAAGCACTCGAGGCTCGCGGCGCAACCAGAGTTGGCGAATACGGTCGTCACGACGCTGGGGGACCCGTGCCCGCAGCGGAGGCCGCCAGCGAATGGGCGGAAGGAGTGCTGACGAACCTGACCACGGAACTCGTGCGGGCCTGA
- a CDS encoding MFS transporter: MTATTQTTPPAQKKNQRKVAFAALIGTTIEWYDYFTYSTAAALVFAHLYFAPAGEGVGQLLAFATIGISFLFRPVGAFLAGHYGDKLGRRFILVVTLITMGVATALIGVIPTYETIGVTAPILLILLRILQGLSAGGEWGGAALLAVEHADDSNRGRAGSYPQLGVPLGMLLSSGVIALMTGVISPGEAFMEWGWRIPFLLSVVLIGVGYWVRRSVEDTPVFQEMNAEAAKRKAPILVLLKKHLPLVLVAALIFAGNNASGYMTTGGFVTKYATTDAVGFSQTDVLLAITFGSFVWLVSTAVSGVLADRIGRVRTYVIGFVILIATAFPLFWLIDTGSLGLMYLSLGIFSIGLGLSYGPQAALYVELFPASIRFSGVAISYALGAVIGGAFAPTIAQALLQATGTTASVSVYLVGMSVISLIAVSLVRDRKGIDLSVGNEAEQSVGVWRFGTKRA; encoded by the coding sequence ATGACTGCTACTACCCAAACAACGCCGCCGGCGCAGAAGAAGAACCAGCGCAAGGTTGCCTTCGCCGCGCTCATCGGAACGACGATCGAATGGTACGACTACTTCACGTACTCGACAGCCGCGGCCCTGGTGTTCGCGCACCTGTACTTCGCACCTGCGGGGGAGGGCGTGGGCCAGTTGCTCGCATTCGCGACGATCGGGATCTCGTTCCTGTTCCGGCCCGTCGGCGCATTCCTGGCCGGGCACTACGGGGACAAGCTGGGTCGTCGGTTCATCCTCGTCGTCACTCTTATCACGATGGGAGTGGCCACAGCGCTCATCGGCGTCATTCCCACCTACGAGACGATCGGCGTGACCGCACCGATCTTGCTCATCCTGCTGCGGATCCTCCAAGGACTTTCAGCCGGTGGCGAATGGGGCGGTGCGGCACTGCTGGCCGTTGAGCATGCCGACGATTCGAATCGTGGCCGGGCAGGATCGTATCCGCAGTTGGGCGTGCCGTTGGGCATGCTGCTGTCATCGGGCGTCATTGCTCTGATGACCGGCGTTATCTCACCAGGGGAGGCGTTCATGGAGTGGGGCTGGAGGATTCCATTCCTGCTCTCGGTGGTACTCATCGGCGTCGGCTACTGGGTGCGCCGGTCTGTGGAGGACACTCCAGTGTTCCAGGAGATGAACGCCGAGGCGGCCAAGCGCAAGGCCCCGATCCTCGTGCTGCTGAAGAAGCATCTGCCCTTGGTGCTGGTCGCTGCACTGATCTTCGCGGGCAACAATGCCAGCGGTTACATGACGACCGGTGGATTCGTCACGAAGTATGCGACCACCGATGCGGTGGGCTTCTCCCAGACTGACGTGCTGCTGGCGATCACGTTCGGCTCGTTCGTATGGCTAGTCTCGACGGCGGTCTCCGGCGTGCTTGCTGACCGCATTGGGCGGGTGCGGACCTATGTGATCGGGTTCGTGATTCTCATTGCCACGGCATTCCCACTGTTCTGGCTCATCGACACCGGTTCTCTTGGATTGATGTACCTGTCTCTCGGCATCTTCTCGATCGGCCTGGGGCTGTCGTACGGCCCGCAGGCGGCACTCTACGTCGAGCTGTTCCCAGCATCGATCCGGTTCAGCGGCGTAGCGATCTCCTACGCGTTGGGTGCTGTCATCGGCGGCGCCTTCGCCCCGACGATCGCGCAGGCCCTGCTACAGGCGACCGGAACGACGGCTTCGGTGTCTGTCTACCTCGTCGGAATGTCCGTGATCTCGCTGATCGCTGTGTCGCTGGTGCGTGACCGGAAGGGGATCGACCTGTCTGTGGGCAATGAGGCGGAGCAGAGCGTTGGGGTCTGGCGGTTTGGGACAAAACGAGCATAG